CGCGTCCCGAACGTCCCCGTGTACGCGGCGACGACCGGGTCCTCGGCGGGCAGGGGACCGTCGGCGTCCCGCCCGGACAGGTCGAAGCCCCACAGTCGGCTCGCGATGCCGAGGGCCACGGCGGGCGTGACCTGTTCGAGGCGGACCCAGCGCTCCTTCTCCTCCGCCTCCTTCTCCGTGGCTCCGATGATGATCTCCGTACCCGGCAGGATCCGCAGGGCGTCCTCGGGCCGCCCCACCGCACGCAGCCGGCCTCGGACGTCCTCGGCGAAGGCCAGGGCGTCGTCGAACTCCGTCCCGTGCGCGGAGAAGATGACGTCCGCGTTGCGCGCCGCGAAGTCCCGGCCCTCGCCGGAGTCCCCGGCCTGGAAGATCACCGGGTGGCCCTGCGCGCTGCGCGGCAGGGTCGGCGCGAGATCGACGTCGAACTGCGCCCCCCGTGACCGGACGTGCCCGACCGCCCCCGGCACCGACCAGGACCGGGCCTCGGCGGAGCCGGCCACCGCACCCTCCGCCCAGCCGTCCCACACGGCACGCGCCACGGAGAGGAACTCCTCAGCGCGCCGGTAGCGGTCGGCGTGGTCGAGGTAGCCGCCGCGCCGGAAGTTCTCCCCGGTCCAGGCGTTGTGCGTGGTCACCACGTTCCAGCCGGCCCGGCCGCCGGAGAGCAGGTCGAGGCCCGCGAGGCGCCGGGCCAGATCGCCGGGCTCGTTGTAGGTGGTGTTGGAGGTGGAGACCAGCCCGATGCGGTCGGTGCCGGCGGCGAGCGCCGACAACTGGGTGATCGAGTCCGGCCGGCCCGCGACGTCCAGCTCGTGGATGCCGCCCTCCGACTCGCGCAGCCGGAGCCCGTCACCGAGGAAGAAGGCGTCGAAGAGCCCGCGTTCGGCGGTCCGGGCCACGCGCAGGAAGGAGGCCGGATCGATCTGCGAGCCGCTCGACGGGTCGGACCAGATCGTCCAGTGGTTGACCCCCTGGAAGAAGACCCCGAAGTGGAGCCGGGCGTCGGGACGGGGGACGTCGGTGGGGTCGGTGCGGGTCATCGGGTCTCCTCCCGGACGAGAGCGGCGGTGGCGTCGGCGTCGGCGGCGGGGCCGGCCGCGAACCGGCTGACGGGCCGGGGGAGCCCCAGCGACGTACGCAGGGTGCTGCCCGGCAGCGGGCGGGTCGCGAGCC
Above is a genomic segment from Streptomyces sp. NBC_00094 containing:
- a CDS encoding NtaA/DmoA family FMN-dependent monooxygenase (This protein belongs to a clade of FMN-dependent monooxygenases, within a broader family of flavin-dependent oxidoreductases, the luciferase-like monooxygenase (LMM) family, some of whose members use coenzyme F420 rather than FMN.), which gives rise to MTRTDPTDVPRPDARLHFGVFFQGVNHWTIWSDPSSGSQIDPASFLRVARTAERGLFDAFFLGDGLRLRESEGGIHELDVAGRPDSITQLSALAAGTDRIGLVSTSNTTYNEPGDLARRLAGLDLLSGGRAGWNVVTTHNAWTGENFRRGGYLDHADRYRRAEEFLSVARAVWDGWAEGAVAGSAEARSWSVPGAVGHVRSRGAQFDVDLAPTLPRSAQGHPVIFQAGDSGEGRDFAARNADVIFSAHGTEFDDALAFAEDVRGRLRAVGRPEDALRILPGTEIIIGATEKEAEEKERWVRLEQVTPAVALGIASRLWGFDLSGRDADGPLPAEDPVVAAYTGTFGTRSVKDPGAVVAEWRARAEANGWSLRETVIELGPQRGHVGTPAGLAEKFARFARHGAVDGFNISPYLVPDGLDDIVDLLVPELQERGVYRTAYTGTTLREHLGLAPVE